The genomic segment TGGTGATACCGAGGCCCAGGTCGAGCAGTTCACGCTGCTCGTCGGGGCGGAACAGCCGCGGGGTGAACCCGCCCGCGTGCAGCGCCGGCCAGAACCGGTTTCCCGGTCTGGCGAAGTGCAGGCCCACCGCACCGGAGTAGAGGCCGGGGTTGATGCCGCAGAAGAGCACCTTCAGCCCGGGGGCGAGGACGTCGTCGATCTCGCCGCCGTGGGCCGCGGCGAGTTGCTCGGGGGTGGGTCGCACGGCAACAAGTGTGCACACCGGTCCGGCTGGATACGTTGGTGTGATGTCGACCAAAGTGCTGGCCCTGACCATCGACTGCGACGACTCCGACCGGCTCGCCGAGTTCTGGTGCGCGGCGCTGGACTACCGCGAGATCGAGCGCTGGAAGGACTCCCACGGCCTCGAATACCTGACCATCGGGGACCCGGCCGAGCCGGACGGGCTGCGCCTGCTCTTCCAGCCGGTCGGCGAGGGCAAGGTGGTGAAGAACCGCCTGCACCTCGACCTGGGCCCGGTCGAGCGGGACCAGCGCGCGGAGGTCGATCGGCTCATCGGGCTGGGCGCCTCGTTGCTCGACGAGGCGCCTGACCACCCGTGGATCGTGCTGACCGACCCGGAGGGCAACGAATTTTGCGTTTTGCCGCGTCAGGACCACTGATAATTCGGGTTGTTGGCCAAATCACCACGAAATGCGTACCCTGTGTGATCTGACGCACAGCGGCGTGTGGAGGTGGAGTGGTGGAGCTCGTGCTGGTCGTGACCCTGGTGCTGGCGGTGTTCGCGGCCGCGGCGTTCCT from the Amycolatopsis magusensis genome contains:
- a CDS encoding VOC family protein is translated as MSTKVLALTIDCDDSDRLAEFWCAALDYREIERWKDSHGLEYLTIGDPAEPDGLRLLFQPVGEGKVVKNRLHLDLGPVERDQRAEVDRLIGLGASLLDEAPDHPWIVLTDPEGNEFCVLPRQDH